From a region of the Hymenobacter jejuensis genome:
- a CDS encoding alpha/beta hydrolase has translation MKKPLLAAALSFVTHLLLAQNQILPLYPGTVPDSKPSSVQEKSIKVADGTERISNVVQPTLAVYQPEKGKANGTAVIICPGGGYSRLSIDGEGREVAQRLNTMGITAFVLKYRLPDDLSQVDKSIAPLLDAQQALRMVRQQAAKYGVNPQRVGIMGFSAGGHLASTAGTHFTKPVGDTKDNTSVRPDFLVLLYPVISFSDSLKHAGSRDNLIGKTPDATHTKLYSNELQVSAQTPPTFLVHAQDDKTVPVKNSIVFYEACLHHQVPTEMHLYPKGGHGFGMHNKTTKDDWVASLQNWFDANGWLTK, from the coding sequence ATGAAAAAACCGCTTCTTGCCGCTGCCTTAAGCTTTGTTACGCACCTTCTATTGGCTCAGAATCAGATTCTTCCGCTCTATCCCGGTACCGTTCCGGATTCGAAACCCAGCAGCGTTCAGGAAAAAAGTATAAAAGTGGCCGATGGCACCGAGCGCATCAGCAACGTGGTGCAGCCTACCTTGGCGGTGTATCAGCCGGAGAAAGGCAAGGCCAACGGCACGGCCGTAATTATCTGTCCGGGAGGAGGTTACAGCCGCTTGTCTATTGACGGGGAAGGCCGCGAAGTGGCTCAGCGCCTCAACACGATGGGCATCACAGCGTTTGTGCTGAAGTACCGCTTACCCGACGACCTAAGCCAGGTCGATAAGTCCATTGCGCCGCTGCTCGACGCTCAGCAGGCCCTGCGCATGGTGCGTCAGCAGGCCGCGAAGTACGGCGTCAACCCGCAGCGCGTGGGTATCATGGGCTTTTCGGCGGGTGGGCATCTGGCTTCTACGGCCGGCACGCACTTCACGAAGCCCGTAGGCGACACCAAGGATAACACCTCCGTGCGCCCCGATTTTCTGGTGCTGCTGTACCCCGTCATCAGCTTTTCCGACAGCCTCAAACACGCCGGCTCTCGCGATAACTTGATTGGCAAAACGCCCGATGCAACCCATACGAAGCTCTATTCCAACGAGTTGCAGGTGTCAGCCCAAACGCCGCCTACTTTCCTGGTCCATGCCCAGGACGACAAAACCGTGCCCGTGAAAAACAGCATCGTGTTTTACGAAGCTTGCCTGCACCACCAAGTGCCCACCGAAATGCACCTGTACCCGAAAGGCGGCCACGGCTTCGGGATGCACAACAAAACCACCAAAGACGATTGGGTGGCCAGCCTGC